The proteins below are encoded in one region of Persephonella sp.:
- a CDS encoding nicotinate phosphoribosyltransferase produces the protein MKVSEYHKKGLKNFVEQKPEGYELLGSAKEGVHRVEFYIMKNNSEISDAKFSSSKRCKKLMAIADLVAEKLKNQNVSSIKIDPQGILDFFKEEKEQDKMRNRLEIVLKAIKR, from the coding sequence ATGAAAGTTTCTGAGTATCACAAAAAAGGTTTAAAGAATTTTGTTGAGCAAAAGCCTGAAGGATATGAGCTTTTAGGGTCTGCAAAAGAGGGTGTTCACAGAGTTGAGTTTTATATTATGAAAAACAACAGCGAAATATCAGACGCAAAATTTTCCTCATCAAAAAGGTGTAAAAAGCTAATGGCGATAGCAGATCTGGTGGCTGAAAAACTGAAAAATCAGAATGTCAGCAGTATAAAAATAGACCCTCAGGGGATACTGGACTTTTTCAAAGAAGAAAAGGAACAGGACAAGATGAGGAACAGACTTGAGATAGTGCTAAAAGCCATAAAAAGATGA
- a CDS encoding ABC transporter substrate-binding protein, with translation MRKVLIPILFIILASCLFEEKDYLKIGTNVWPGYEPLYLARELGYFKNVPIHLVEYSSASQVLRAYRNKMINGAALTLDETLLLKDYGFDPVIVLVMDISNGADVIIAREGINSVKDLKGKKVGVENTALGAYVLTRALEKAGLSVNDLEIIPLEIDEHYIWFKKGKVDAVVTFEPVKSKLLAIGGKVIFDSSQIPGEIVDVLVVERSYLNENPDVVRSLISGWFRAVDYMKKNKQEAYKIIVKREKISLKELENAYKGMIIPDKKMNSELIYSKNPKLKKVALRLIKIMQEKKILSSEKFDLDRMFYNEYLAGM, from the coding sequence ATGAGAAAAGTTTTAATACCTATTCTGTTTATTATTTTAGCCTCCTGTTTGTTTGAGGAGAAAGATTACTTAAAAATCGGAACAAATGTATGGCCGGGATATGAGCCCCTTTATCTTGCGAGGGAATTAGGATACTTCAAAAATGTTCCTATACATCTTGTTGAATACTCATCTGCATCTCAGGTTTTAAGGGCTTACAGAAACAAAATGATAAACGGGGCTGCCCTTACCCTTGATGAAACCCTTCTTTTGAAAGATTACGGTTTTGATCCGGTTATAGTTCTGGTTATGGATATATCCAATGGTGCAGATGTTATCATTGCAAGAGAAGGTATAAATTCAGTTAAAGACCTTAAAGGAAAAAAAGTAGGTGTTGAGAACACAGCCCTTGGAGCTTATGTTTTGACAAGGGCTCTTGAAAAAGCAGGTCTTTCTGTGAATGATCTGGAAATAATTCCGTTGGAGATAGATGAACACTACATATGGTTTAAAAAGGGAAAAGTTGATGCTGTGGTTACATTTGAACCTGTGAAAAGCAAGTTGTTAGCTATAGGTGGAAAAGTTATATTTGACAGTTCCCAGATACCCGGAGAGATAGTTGATGTTCTTGTGGTTGAGAGAAGCTATCTCAATGAAAATCCAGATGTTGTTAGAAGTCTTATTTCAGGCTGGTTCAGGGCTGTTGACTACATGAAAAAAAATAAACAGGAAGCCTATAAAATAATCGTAAAAAGGGAGAAAATAAGTCTGAAAGAGTTAGAGAATGCTTACAAAGGTATGATAATACCTGATAAAAAGATGAATTCAGAGCTTATCTACAGCAAAAACCCAAAACTTAAAAAGGTAGCTTTAAGGCTGATAAAAATAATGCAAGAAAAAAAGATTTTGTCATCAGAAAAGTTTGATCTGGACAGAATGTTTTACAATGAATATTTAGCAGGCATGTAA
- a CDS encoding biotin--[acetyl-CoA-carboxylase] ligase, which produces MDRTDIFILEQIIKKRITGEELSRLLGISRTAVWKRIKKLEDLGYKISHNRKGYLLEGRSPYLLPYELDLKTKWLGKNYIFFKSVNSTNVYAKENDLPDGTVVLAESQTEGRGRKGRKWISTEGKGLYFSVVLRRNIPPTDLLVYSLVFPLSVKKVLQNETDLPVKIKWPNDLYINNKKIAGFLIETEIEGNSVVKLVAGVGINLNQTENDLISVRDTASSVRLEFGKELDRKRIFSGILSEMEKNLDRFEVESVIKEVEENLLWRGERVVLVDEKVEGVLIGLNDLGGIKIFTDNKIKDYYSGDLTLRRAE; this is translated from the coding sequence ATGGACAGGACAGATATTTTTATTCTTGAGCAGATCATAAAAAAAAGGATAACAGGTGAAGAATTATCCAGACTGCTGGGCATCTCAAGGACAGCTGTATGGAAAAGGATAAAAAAACTTGAGGACTTAGGCTACAAAATATCCCACAACAGAAAAGGCTACCTCCTTGAGGGAAGATCACCTTACCTTTTACCTTATGAGCTGGATTTGAAAACAAAGTGGTTAGGAAAAAATTACATATTTTTCAAATCTGTAAACTCCACCAATGTTTACGCCAAAGAGAATGACCTTCCTGACGGAACGGTTGTGCTTGCAGAAAGTCAGACAGAAGGGAGAGGCAGGAAAGGTAGAAAGTGGATATCAACAGAAGGAAAAGGGCTGTATTTTTCTGTAGTCCTAAGAAGAAACATACCTCCAACAGATCTGCTTGTTTATTCTCTTGTTTTTCCTCTCTCAGTAAAAAAAGTGCTGCAGAACGAAACAGATCTGCCTGTGAAGATAAAATGGCCTAATGATCTTTACATAAACAACAAAAAGATTGCAGGCTTTTTAATAGAAACGGAGATAGAAGGAAACAGCGTGGTGAAGCTGGTAGCAGGTGTAGGAATAAATCTTAATCAGACAGAAAATGATCTGATCAGTGTTAGGGATACAGCCAGCTCAGTAAGGCTTGAGTTTGGTAAAGAACTGGATAGAAAAAGAATATTTTCAGGAATTCTTTCTGAAATGGAAAAAAATCTGGACAGATTTGAAGTTGAAAGTGTAATAAAGGAGGTTGAAGAAAACTTACTGTGGAGAGGTGAAAGGGTGGTATTGGTAGATGAAAAGGTAGAAGGGGTTTTAATCGGTTTAAATGATCTTGGAGGAATTAAAATTTTTACCGATAATAAAATAAAAGATTATTACTCGGGAGATTTAACATTGAGGAGAGCAGAATGA
- a CDS encoding EAL domain-containing protein: MYLDKLLLIFPIRIIFPIFIGVVFAVAGFLFGYYEISQSTKKIEKEKLTEICRLTASFQEEVEYLNEKENVEFLERKLINISSDPYIDLIFVASPTGKIILSSKRKYINEKFIKPLKDVAPHSYKNIMNIIKKFDKNTGIFCKITDEGKIVAVSPVLFSLKKEEIRPSDIGFVFLSYRLYDVLDRHKKEILLKLAAQFSLLFFVFILVYTGFNKMVGERINTIISAVNRISRGELDVKIHLKGKDEFALIASVINNLVDRLNRYIKYDYLTGLLNRFGLENEIGKLLETNKNLWSIFIFIDLDNFKEINDTFGHDVGDILLKKFAKRLKLLAEGKIVGRLGGDEFIVFFQSQEKPEIQKMMSNWIEQLSGDIQIDGQMIQVTLTAGVSIKRSDQTNFYDLLKESDIALYYGKKKGKKLFVVFDETLRFKEERRILLTDILKKSLKNGNFFLVYQPIISLKTGKIVSVEALLRMKNTEIGEISPSEFIPILEETGMIKEVGYWVLSQACRQIKIWEKEGIKDISVSVNVDIQQIMDRDFVKNVKSILSEHNVKPDKIRLELTESEAMKFPKTVLKVLKKLTEYGIKIAIDDFGTGYSSLSYLKMMPVSYIKIDRSFVKNIPESKSDNILVVSIINLSKSFGYRTIAEGVEKEDQLTFLKNAGCDCVQGFYFSKPVPPHQIKEI, encoded by the coding sequence GTGTATTTAGATAAGCTTCTTCTTATTTTTCCAATAAGGATAATATTTCCTATTTTTATAGGGGTTGTTTTTGCAGTTGCAGGCTTTCTTTTTGGTTACTACGAAATATCCCAGAGCACAAAAAAGATAGAAAAGGAAAAATTAACAGAGATATGCCGTCTGACAGCCTCATTTCAGGAGGAGGTAGAATACCTGAACGAAAAAGAAAATGTAGAATTTTTGGAAAGAAAGCTGATTAACATATCATCAGATCCTTACATAGATCTGATATTTGTAGCCTCACCAACAGGTAAGATAATCCTTTCTTCAAAAAGAAAGTATATAAATGAGAAGTTTATAAAACCTTTAAAAGATGTGGCTCCCCATTCTTACAAAAACATTATGAACATCATAAAAAAATTTGATAAAAATACAGGAATTTTCTGCAAAATTACAGATGAAGGGAAGATTGTTGCTGTTTCACCTGTTTTATTCTCCCTGAAAAAGGAGGAGATAAGACCTTCCGATATAGGTTTTGTTTTTCTTTCTTACAGACTTTATGATGTCTTAGACAGACATAAAAAAGAAATTCTGCTGAAACTTGCAGCCCAGTTCAGCCTTCTGTTTTTTGTTTTTATACTCGTTTATACAGGATTTAATAAAATGGTGGGGGAAAGAATAAATACAATAATCTCTGCTGTCAACAGGATATCAAGAGGTGAGCTTGATGTAAAAATTCACCTTAAGGGTAAAGATGAGTTTGCTTTGATAGCCTCTGTAATAAACAATCTTGTGGACAGGCTAAATAGATACATCAAATATGATTATCTAACAGGACTGCTCAACAGGTTTGGTCTTGAAAATGAGATAGGAAAGCTATTGGAAACCAACAAAAATCTGTGGAGCATATTCATTTTTATTGATCTTGATAACTTTAAGGAGATAAACGACACCTTCGGTCATGATGTGGGAGATATTCTTCTTAAGAAATTTGCAAAAAGACTTAAACTGCTTGCTGAAGGTAAGATCGTCGGTAGATTAGGTGGCGATGAGTTTATTGTCTTTTTCCAGAGTCAGGAAAAGCCTGAAATACAAAAAATGATGAGTAACTGGATTGAACAACTCTCAGGTGATATACAGATTGATGGTCAGATGATACAGGTGACCCTGACTGCCGGGGTTTCAATAAAAAGAAGCGATCAAACAAACTTTTACGATCTTCTTAAAGAAAGCGATATAGCGCTTTATTATGGAAAGAAGAAAGGTAAAAAATTGTTTGTTGTTTTTGATGAAACTCTTCGGTTTAAAGAAGAAAGAAGAATTCTCCTGACGGATATCCTTAAAAAATCCCTTAAAAATGGTAATTTTTTCCTTGTATATCAGCCTATTATAAGCCTTAAAACAGGAAAAATTGTTTCTGTTGAGGCACTTTTAAGAATGAAAAATACAGAGATTGGGGAGATATCCCCTTCTGAGTTTATTCCTATTCTGGAAGAAACAGGAATGATTAAAGAGGTAGGTTACTGGGTTTTATCTCAAGCCTGCAGGCAGATAAAAATCTGGGAAAAGGAAGGAATTAAGGATATTTCAGTGTCTGTAAATGTGGATATCCAGCAGATTATGGACAGGGATTTTGTTAAAAATGTCAAAAGTATCTTATCAGAACATAATGTTAAACCGGACAAAATAAGACTTGAACTTACAGAAAGTGAGGCGATGAAATTTCCAAAAACTGTTTTAAAGGTTCTAAAAAAACTTACTGAATACGGTATTAAAATAGCTATAGATGATTTTGGAACAGGTTACTCATCTTTGAGTTATCTTAAAATGATGCCTGTTTCTTACATAAAGATTGACAGATCATTTGTAAAAAACATACCTGAAAGTAAAAGCGATAATATTCTGGTTGTAAGTATCATCAACCTATCTAAATCTTTTGGATACAGGACGATTGCTGAAGGGGTTGAAAAGGAGGATCAGCTGACTTTCCTCAAAAACGCAGGTTGCGACTGTGTTCAGGGATTTTACTTCAGCAAACCTGTTCCACCTCACCAGATAAAAGAGATATAA